In Dromiciops gliroides isolate mDroGli1 chromosome X, mDroGli1.pri, whole genome shotgun sequence, the genomic window gaagtaacgtaaatagtgctaattggtagaactgtgacaagtaataaaacttactgggggaatggatatctcccagaccccatccccaaagtttacagaactgtcccaagtccattatctcaacaataaaacttaaaggagacagtgagaatttgacaagcaattaacttttaggcaaagtgaGAGGCtagctattgggggggggggcggagcaggGCTAGCtatctttcatactccatcctcagagtttaatctgaatcaaatccataattgtcccacacactTCCGAATTATTTTCAATTTCAGATAATTCACTTTAACAGTCAGAAGCAgtagcagctttgggagctctcaagccagagacAGTAAGGTGACCCAGCCACTGGTTAGAGAGAAGTCTCTGTGACTTGTTCTGTCATgacctcttcccctttccatagatGTGAAAAGTGATTTCCTCTCTGCTCCTTGAATTTGCTATCGATTCCCCTTTTTCCGTGGACTCCAAGTATCCATTTGTGGTTTAATTTGATAAGTGCTGGAGGGTTTTAATTTCCTATCAAATTTCTGGCAAATTGCGTTTCCCTTatcccatttttttaaataaaatagcagGCAAGTTTTGTGttagagaggggaaaaataatgaacACAGCTGATTGCATACTTTTTCTCAAGTGCATCAATGTGTAACACCTGTAGACCTCTCACCTCCTGCATGGGGTATGAGAAAAACAAGTATATATTGTGCCCTTCTCAATGTTACCaaaaaagacaaaccaaaaaacccaggaAGATAAGGATGTTGACTCAGTGAATTCTATACAGTCAAGAATTGTCCCCAAAGGAAAGaactgtcatggggcgcagagcaccccagaatttctctggggcacaccgaggaatcttctccttgagaaactaaaccagaggacagataacgcctagaggaaccaaatcagactgagctagcttgggattcctacccttcattccggtcggtctcccttatcctggggagataagtttgggtgtggcttcggcctttgtgtcctgaagagggatccatagccacccctcacccaattcctttagtcactaccagtgggggatggtcctccactgctcacccaattcccccagctaccaccagtgggggatggtcctctctcactaaaggaacttttcacgggcagatgggccacccccatcagtcccctataaaagtaccttccggtctcctgttcgaggagatttggtacctctgagccatgtgctttatgccaaatctccccatgaaaagtctaaggatttctttcatggtttccctccccccacccttcccttcccttgctcctaaataaactatcaccttgttctaactaagttttgtgtgcaagagggtgtaattctttaaagaggaattcccaagaaccccaaccccaacccgtacccaatttccactatatcatctggcgcccgaacgttgtagggacgtgggattttcctctttcctcttagcacacaaaactggggggtgggaacctcccttctgggtttcctttctccctctcccgcctgactcaacctcccgtttgagtcacagagaggtagagagagggtcagctttcgcacgcgacagtggagggcagcctgagtctccctccctcgctgaaagctcaaacagacgtctggaccacgcttggcacagaacctggaggtaagaccctaccttctgggtttctcttctccctctcccactggactcaacctcccgtttgagtcacagagaggtagagacggtcggcgtctgcaggacagcagagagcagcctgggactcctagatgtccgaaccacgctcggactctcagactacacgtttctgggtaagaacatttatgcttatgtgtctatcccttaccagctctctgctcttggttcagactattctccttagacagtagttatgggacagaaagggagtgttccgaaaaattcacctctggggtgcattctaagagattggactagactggaacttaaaaacctaagaaagagatgtatgatacatttttgtaacaatttatggccacattatcctctaggaagtgaaggaaattggcctgtacacggcacccttaattataataccatcttgcaattggacaagttttgcaagcgtgaagggagatggacagagattccatacgtatcggcttttatgagtttgagccagaaatcaaagggaaaggatgaggtccccttgccggttgagaatcaccacaagcccaagcaattcgctaactcttggggcacctactctgagacctcagcctcccctccccctcaaactcattccctacctgtttctcattccactccttctccgcctgcttctgtacctatgggtcaaccacagtcatatcactctatgactgagacctctccttgcccaccggctgatctcagaaccaattccctgtgccacacggggagtggatatcagtctccttctatcctgctctaccccatttacaatcggggggaactccaatatgttcccatttctcctgttttttccattcagccgaccccatctgctttacctaatctgcagttacctacggctatctccctttccccatctccacccatgctgcagccaaagactgtttcccctcccccacctactccacagtcaaaggctgtcacccctcccccactgggccctgcgcccaatcctctgtctccacctgagctatctccccaacccaggtcctcaccagcgtctcccactacttccctgcttccattaagggaatttcccattgggaagggcacaacagtaaggcatgcccctttttctataagcaggttatctcagattaaagagaaattggggagctactcagagaaccccacaaagttcatagatggctttaagtctgtgacactggagtttgacctttcctggactgatttgcaaattattcttgccagctgttgtacccctgatgagaaaaaacagatttgggacctggcggtacaagttggggatgaacactcacaggttggaaattgggttggggtccctggttttacagctgtcccagtCATAGagccgagatggaactatgataacagggaagatagAGCTTGTAGAAATCACatgatcacctgcctagttgagggaatgagaaggggggttaagaaacaagtcaattatggaaaggtgagggagataacacaggggtctgatgaaaatcctgctgtcttcatgagccgcttagcagactctctgaagaaatatactaacctagacccccaaagagatgtaggaattactgtcctcaatattcattttatcagccagtctgctcctgacattaggagagagctccagaagttagactggagtccccagatcccatcctcacaactccttgacattgcttttaagatttttaataacagggaccttgccgtagccaaagagagagaaaagatggctcgtgcccgctccatagaccaagctcatataatagcagcagccatcaccacatctgctaccagcagaactctggctggccgagattctggcagctgcagtaaaccggaacacagaagtgggggacgccgcacgaaggtgaggtcagctctcctacctctttgtccccagggcagcacccgagagatcggcttagcaaaaatccagggctctgcagcttgctctcctgaccagcatcgtgtcaggcctatggccaagctggatataggaggcaagcctaggaatggttttggggcgacctctgtcttactctctggttcaggtcctagcatacaatcaaggcacaaagtagggatgggataaaaggacccttaatgtagacagacactgcctatcacagaattaggcttgaactccctcctgtaaagcaggccacaccctgtcctgcaaaaaaaggtcccacttgactcctgatctgataaagtcccttttcctttttttgctctggtcagttttaattttttttgtttaagtctgttccatctaggctcaaggattcatgacactgtgcctacgtgttgcctctggactctctgggcccctcacaactccgagcattccaggccttctccacttctctcccctccccctcccttgcgccgtgattcttcgaccccccggtcagcatgaagcagtttcagaagaatcttcgtcccctttccttatatatagagaagtggggaatgtcatggggcgcagagcaccccagaatttctctggggcacaccgaggaatcttctccttgagaaactaaaccagaggacagataacgcctagaggaaccaaatcagactgagctagcttgggattcctacccttcattccggtcggtctcccttatcctggggagataagtttgggtgtggcttcggcctttgtgtcctgaagagggatccatagccacccctcacccaattcctttagtcactaccagtgggggatggtcctccactgctcacccaattcccccagctaccaccagtgggggatggtcctctctcactaaaggaacttttcacgggcagatgggccacccccatcagtcccctataaaagtaccttccggtctcctgttcgaggagatttggtacctctgagccatgtgctttatgccaaatctccccatgaaaagtctaaggatttctttcatggtttccctccccccacccttcccttcccttgctcctaaataaactatcaccttgttctaactaagttttgtgtgcaagagggtgtaattctttaaagaggaattcccaagaaccccaaccccaacccgtaccccatttcccactatatcagaACTaagaagacacccccccccaaactgacTCAAACCAGCCTATCAGTGACTGCTAACTGACCCTAAAACCTTACTGCCCCTGCTTGATGAGCATTGATGAAGCTCATACCTATTATCCAACACACACCTGGGCAGAGGTTTAACATTATAATGAGACATGTGTCATATTTTTATAGGCCCacagcaccccagaagttctctggggtacatcaaggaaccttttcctccagaagctaaaccaaaggacagacacacctaaagagataagtggaaccggaTCAGACTGAGGtagcttcgggacctccacccttcattctagtctacCTTACCCcatgggagataaatttgggtgtggctgctgcctttctgtcctgaggagatggcttgggagatctgcagcTACCCCtaacccaattcctccagccaccaccagtgggggatggtcctccctcactaaaggaactttccacaggcagtgTTCTGGTGATCAGCTCTGGTTCTCGGTGGCGGCACGcgtttgactctggttctcagcctgagaggcagttttgggattcagtgaggtttataaaagaatatagactaagcttagatctaagacaattcatttgtatttctactttcctatttccctaatcagtatcacctgtttgttggctaattaattcccaaacaataaaagctaatccctctctgattaaagctctgaggcttcttttcttactggtctgggagatatataaggaaaaaaaattaaaggggaagtttaatgatcttatatccaattttaaatctcacaaaagggatttgcttctgtctgtcccctcccccactctgcccttccttcttttgcccctctctctttatccccttcctctcctattttcctgcagggttagagagattactccacccagttgagtgtgtacattattccctccttcagtcaattctaatgagattgaggtctttgagccaattctgatgagtgttaggctcatttactgcccagattaaatagattactccacgcCTTTCACAATCTCAGATCAGAAAAGAGTCAGGTGAACTCTGCCTCCCGCTATCATTCAGTTCCCACTCTGATGGCTTAAACCATGTTGGGGAGGTGCCCTAGGGTCTTGGTTCTGCCAGTAGATATCCTGATTTTAGCCTACAGCAGGAAGGGCAAGAAAGGtgagggaggtgatgtcatataTATGAAGatgtgtttgctttttaaaatcaagcTGTTAGAATCTCACCAGGAAGAAACTTCATTTGCTCAAACGATGGGGTAGACTTAGAGACTAGTATGGTTCATTTTTTcagcagtcatttattaagtacctactacatgacAAGTGCAGTTGGGCTCAAAatatacccccacccccaagtggTTGCCATGGAGAAACTTGGTTTCTAGTGGGAGGAAACCATATGTAGGGAGACACAAAAAGTAGGCACGAGAGCTTCTTGATCAGGGACTAATTCAGACCTTACAAATTCTGCTCTTATAGCTGATTAGGCAGGAGAAAAAGGATGCACTGAAAACTTGAGTAGGTGAATCCTGAAATTGAACTTTTTAGTGTGGCCTGTATTTCCTAgaccaaagtttaaaaaaaagaaagcttccggttttagggtttcttttttaCAGAAATATCTCATCTAGAAATTGGATGAATAGTTTGCATGGAAGCTTATATGACAAAAAACCAACCTTGAAAAGGCCTAGGAATTTTTGCCATACTCTTAGAATActggaataaaaattaaaatagtaccACATTCCTAATGTAGCAATAGTTTTCCAAAACATTTTCTCTGAAGCAGTACTTTAAGAAAACAATCAGAACTTATCCAAGGAGTAACCCAGGCAACGTTTTCACCCTGTTCCCTTTTGGTCCTTCAGGACAAGAAAAAGTATAGGAAAGGTTCAAGAAGTTGCAGACTTTCTGTATTAGATCATGTCCTTCATTTTCTCAGCATCTGCATCTGTTTCTATGCTGCTTGTCAGTACTTCTTCCCCATCATTGTTGCCATCATCTCCTTCAGGGCACTGATTCTGAAGCTGTAACACACGTGCTTTCTTGACAGGGCTTTGGCTCTCCAAGTCAAGAGGCTTATACTTCTTTTCGCATCCTGTTCCTTCAGCTTCTGGAAGATCAGGGCTTCCTGACATCAGAGTTAATTCCCTCACTACCCTCAGCTTATGGTCAGTGTTACAGCACTTACTAGCGATCAGCCTGCCTTTCAAACAAACACTACTTGAATGAAGGCTTTCTTGACCTGGGAAAAAGGTACGTAAAGCCTGACAGAGTAAAACATTCTCTTCCACTTCTGGGTCACCGCTTCTTCCTGCTAAGTCAAATAACACAATTTATCACTCAGCATCATGTAAAAGTTCAGACTGACATGGAAAGCAGGGGTATAGGGCTTTTCGTGGCTTATTTGGTCTAAGGGTCCAATTACAAACTCTTACCCACAATGGTACTTTTTCGTAGACTATTGGGCAAGCATCTGCCAAAGCTGCCTTCTTGAACCTGATTAAGACAGAGCCCTTTTCAATTATCAAAAGGTCTTCTGTGTGCTACTGACCAGGGACTGCTGACTACATCCCCTTTTGTTAAGCTGGGGTCATTTCTAAGTCTGACATGGCCACACTGAGTACTGGGTTGATAACCGGTTATTAGAGACACCCAAGCGATCACTTCCTGAGCCTCCATACTCTATAAAATAGGGTGTGCAGGGGCTGCTTGTGAAATAACAGCTTGGCCAATGTGAAAGTGCTGTAGGTAAAGCTGTGTAGGAAAAAAATATGgttattaacttttctttttacctGTCTTTGGTCTCTTTCTTCTTGCAAGTTCCTCTTTTAGTAAACGGATATCGTTCATGTGTTTTCCTACTAACTGCTCACTCTCAGATAATCCACTGCCTATTTCCTACAAAAGAAAATGAGCTTCATTATATAGACAACTTTCTAATTCACAATACATTAGTAACCTGCTGTTGCtggtgtttgtccttctttcttgaagaggaccatgacattgggaggtgatgtcatgacttgcactgaattggaattAAGAGAGGCAGGACACTGCAAGgtccccaacctcactctctcctccagagccatctgggtccagtggcaagatataggtcaggatgactgggggTGACCCCACATgcttaaggaaattggggttaagtgacttgcccagggtctcacagctagtaagtgtctgaggtgagatatgaactgaggtcttcctgacttcagggccagtgcttcatccatgttgccacctagctgccccaaaagagtaACCTATACTAAGCAAAAGGAATTCTATTGGACAGAATAGGGAAACAATCACAGATTTTAGCAGCTTCCTGAATTGTATCACAAGACAATAACTGCATTTCTGTAAGGGCAACTTCCTTCTTTACCTAACAACAATATGGCTAATTGGAACTTAATAGAACCAAAGAAAATACTACCTAGTTCAAGATTATAGgttgaggaatttttaaaaataaattttctgaattaaagtaaaacaacttcagtgtacatgtataatattaaattgttaatttttttgtacAGTGTATTTATGAGAAATTATACTTCTAGGCAAAATCTGTATATTTATCTAGAAGAAATCCTAAACAGGCAGCACTAGCATGATTTTGAAATCGAGAAACAATCTTTAAAGGTTTGAGATACTTACCTTTAATTCTTCCTGCACAGTAAGGTAAAGTTCACTTATTTTCTGTACCTCTTTTAAAGTTCCATCTTCCTTAAAAAATTCTGACCTATtggtgaaagagaaaatgtttCCTTGTACACAGATATTTCAAAACTGATGTTTCTAGTTCATCTGTACGAATGAAGATTTGACTAGGTGATGTAGGGCCCTTGAACACAAAGCCTATGAACAGGTGCTGAGAAAGTAGAgtgctattctctttttttaagaaaggaagggagggagagttgGAGGAGAGGAGGGTCTGCCGTGGGATCACaagtagtttgggtttttttaggatgAGGGAAATCTGTATGTTTATGAGCAGAAGAGGAGATGATAGAGTTTGGACTTTGCAAAGTAGGGATGAACAAAGACTGGCCATGGTCTTAGAAGGATGAGGGTAGAAAGAGTTAGAAGGGAATTAGTGGcattcttttggtgaggcaattggggttaagtgacttgcccagggtcacacagctagtaggtgtcaagtgcctgaggctggatttgaactcaagtcctcctgactccaaggccagtgctctacccacttcaccacctggctgcctcattAGTGGAACTCTTAAAGAGAAAGACCCCCTCCTTCTttcagaaggaagggaaagaaatgatgaagagcagGCAGTTCCTGGTGAATGGGCTTTATCTTTGCAATATCATAGGCAGTGGCGTCTTCTGCAGGGAAAaaggcagagaaaggaaaaggttggTAAGAGCCACTTGGGAAGTATGAAAGTCCCAAAGCACAGCCAAGTATGACAATGTCACTCACCTGATGAAGAAGCTCCAGGGGCTCCTAGTGCTTCCAGGATAAATAGGGACTACTCTATTTGGCATTAACGTTAGGCTAAAACAGGCCTGAGGACCAGAAGCCTGGTGCACCCACTAAAGGCTGGCTGTGAGAGGGGGCAGAGGGGAAAGTGTGGAGGGGGGTAGTGGGGTTCTGTTGGCAACAAGGCCACAAGTGGGGTGGGGAGCGGGGAGAAGGGGTGACGTGCACCATGTCACTCCCTGGGGTCAAGCTGTGTCTCCCAGCAGGGCCCTACACCCAACTCTGGAGGTGCCAGGAAGCCCTTGACTCACTGCAAGGACCTTGTGTACATAATTTGCATTGTCTCATTCGTGCATATGCTGCTCCCCCCAAAAGGAACtaatctccttgagaacaggaatccTTTAACTGTATCTTAGCCTGGAGCCTGACCTAGGGGAGGCACTTAATTATGATTAATGATCTACTGACAAGACACAagattacagaggaggaaaaggaaggcatGAGGGCTTGATTAAAGTGAGAGAGCATAAATGCCTAGACAGACTCTCTCCACAGTGGCTCTAACTTTATGTTAGTTCAAGGTTAGATCCTCTTTAGATTGAATGACACAGAAATCCTCATTTAGACAATGAGCATATTGGAAATTTGGGGCATCCAGGTGGCtaagtggagagagtgctgggcctgaagtcaggaagactcatgttcctgagtgcCAGTGTGGCCTCAGAGagttagtagctgggtgaccctggccaagtcacttaaccctcattgccctgcttgaagaacaaaacaaaaacgaaagaGCTAAGGTAAAGAGATAGTGGTTGAAGAATGATCTTACCTGTGTGTGTGCATTGTTCGTCCAAAGGCAGCGGATCTATAGGAACCTGACACGGTCTTATATCCCTGCTGTTCCCACATAGCCACCTCTAAAGGCACTTTATGGAAAAATCTAAAGAACATTTTTGAGAGGAATTTTAAACAACGTTAAAAATGAGcagtggcggggcagctagatggcacagtggttaaagcaccggccctggattcaggagtacctgaattcaaatctggcctcagacacttgacacttactagctgtgtgaccctgggcaagtcacttaaccccaattgcctcactaaaaaaaaaaaaaaaaagagcagtggCATCTATATAACCTTCTTCTTCCATTCATCAATAGACCACCCTACAGAAATGAGGTAGACAAACATCCTTTACTACTTGCCCAAATAATTATTCAGCTGAAAATGACCCAATTAAAAACAATTCCTTTTCTCTACAACACTGGCAAGTACTTTCAATGTAAAACGCCCACTTTGGTTGACTTCATAAGGATTAGTTCCCTTTAAATGGAATACATCTGCAATTAGGCATAACTAATATTTTGGCTTAAGCTATTATCCATTAGTGTTAAAAAAATCCTATCAAATCAATGCATTTTTGATATCAGGCTGGATGATGCTGGGAAAAAGGCATCTGTATGACATGGGGCACTACCACCCTAATTAGCACCAGtaagggaaggagaaatgggTGGTTTtcttcctagtcttttttttaagtgaggcaattggggttaagtgactttcccagggtcacagagctagtaagtgttaaatgtctgaggctggatttgaactcaggtactcctgactccagggccggtgctctagatGGTTTTCTTCCTATTGGTACCAGGGCTCACTATGACCCCTGTGTTCAGGAAAatctagaaatgaaagggaaaggcCCATTTCACATAAACCCATGCATAAACAGTTGTGTTGTCAACTTAAACATTTGgataaaatatttaagaactgTGGGAAAATCAGATCCTGGAGTTGACTGGCCAATCTAAACGTGTGCCAACACTTACCCTTCCTCAAGTCTAAGCAGTGCATGATCCAGTCTATGAGTAGAGCAGTTTTCTGTGATTATACTTGATGtcagtaacagaaaaaaaagtccttgatTTGAAAAATGTTGCTGTAAATTTTCATGAAGAACCCTCTCTCGAAGTGCCGTCACTGGGTCT contains:
- the LOC122733791 gene encoding BRCA1-A complex subunit Abraxas 1-like; protein product: MEGERTKGMISGFMLSALTFQHLNSNADEEGFLLGEIRGESNESTTDSQWSETEIVYTIDIQRYIPCFQLFSFYNSSGEVNEQALQEIILGCEKNVIGWYKLRHYSDPVTALRERVLHENLQQHFSNQGLFFLLLTSSIITENCSTHRLDHALLRLEEGFFHKVPLEVAMWEQQGYKTVSGSYRSAAFGRTMHTHRSEFFKEDGTLKEVQKISELYLTVQEELKEIGSGLSESEQLVGKHMNDIRLLKEELARRKRPKTGRSGDPEVEENVLLCQALRTFFPGQESLHSSSVCLKGRLIASKCCNTDHKLRVVRELTLMSGSPDLPEAEGTGCEKKYKPLDLESQSPVKKARVLQLQNQCPEGDDGNNDGEEVLTSSIETDADAEKMKDMI